A window of the Desulfobacula toluolica Tol2 genome harbors these coding sequences:
- a CDS encoding 2-oxoacid:acceptor oxidoreductase subunit alpha, with protein sequence MKDINIVIEICGSAGEGTISAGEILSRFMSGQGFEIMSFDSYPAEIRGFGKCVAHTRISSDPIYSPGKFADVLISLNDKHSISQLPSLKQTGVLIFDSQPPRPHEEDTSVVGWAKPGIVSYGIPLNMLANKAAGNARGMNMVALGALAALFCVDKDRFTDSIKTRYGKKKQVVIDSNVNSFLEGYDWTKENIKKIDSYSFEDVRLPEQQEKLIINGNQLVAQAALDANLCFYAGYPITPATKIMEILSKELPKHGGVLLQTEDEICAIGAVIGAGFGGKRAMTGTSGPGFALMTEFTGLSVMAEVPAVIIDSQRAGPSTGMPTKTEQSDFNIAVSGGTGDCPRIVLAPTDTKSCYDATVLALYFAEKYQTLVVVLLDFFLSNSIKNIDRPQKPPQKYLDANIAPDKEALKDYKRYKITENGISPRAIPGTPGGIFFSTGLEHNEYGRPDYSQAGHLKMTQKRFEKFNAVLSEAPEPQMSLNGKDEFDIGVISWGSSAGAAHEAVMSAQKEGINAAAFSSMMLSPFPEKLLLEFSGKCKKILIPELNFSGQFAGFATQIIKRPVERLNFITGRPMASEDILQKMREM encoded by the coding sequence ATGAAAGATATTAATATAGTTATTGAGATCTGCGGCAGTGCAGGAGAAGGAACCATTTCCGCCGGGGAAATATTGAGCAGGTTTATGAGCGGTCAGGGATTTGAGATCATGTCTTTTGATTCGTATCCTGCTGAAATAAGAGGGTTTGGAAAATGTGTGGCCCATACACGGATCAGTTCCGACCCTATTTATTCTCCGGGAAAGTTTGCCGATGTTTTGATTTCCTTAAATGACAAACATTCCATATCCCAGCTGCCTTCGTTAAAGCAAACCGGTGTTTTGATATTTGACAGCCAGCCGCCCAGACCCCATGAGGAAGATACGAGTGTGGTGGGGTGGGCAAAACCCGGCATTGTTTCCTATGGTATTCCCTTGAATATGCTGGCCAATAAAGCAGCCGGAAATGCCAGGGGAATGAATATGGTTGCTCTTGGGGCGCTTGCCGCCCTTTTTTGTGTGGATAAAGACCGGTTTACCGATTCCATTAAAACGCGTTATGGAAAAAAGAAACAGGTTGTGATTGATTCCAATGTGAATTCTTTTCTGGAAGGATATGACTGGACAAAAGAGAATATTAAAAAAATTGATTCCTATTCTTTTGAAGATGTAAGATTGCCAGAGCAACAAGAAAAGCTCATTATCAACGGCAATCAACTGGTGGCACAGGCTGCGCTGGATGCCAACCTCTGTTTTTATGCGGGATATCCTATCACTCCTGCCACAAAAATTATGGAAATCTTGAGCAAAGAATTGCCAAAACATGGGGGTGTCCTGCTGCAGACGGAAGATGAGATTTGTGCCATTGGTGCTGTCATTGGTGCCGGGTTTGGCGGTAAACGCGCCATGACAGGCACATCCGGGCCGGGGTTTGCTCTGATGACGGAGTTTACAGGATTGTCGGTTATGGCGGAAGTGCCGGCTGTTATTATTGACTCTCAGAGGGCGGGCCCGTCTACAGGAATGCCGACCAAGACCGAGCAGAGTGATTTTAATATTGCCGTATCAGGCGGGACAGGGGATTGCCCGAGGATTGTCCTTGCACCCACGGATACAAAGTCCTGTTATGATGCCACTGTCCTGGCGCTGTATTTTGCTGAAAAATATCAGACCCTTGTGGTGGTGCTGCTTGATTTTTTTCTGTCCAACAGTATCAAGAATATTGACAGGCCCCAAAAACCGCCTCAAAAATACCTGGATGCAAATATTGCCCCGGATAAAGAGGCGCTTAAAGACTATAAAAGGTACAAAATCACTGAAAACGGGATTTCACCTCGTGCAATTCCTGGTACGCCAGGAGGGATATTTTTTTCAACCGGGCTTGAACACAATGAATATGGCAGGCCTGATTACAGCCAGGCAGGTCACCTGAAGATGACCCAAAAACGGTTTGAAAAATTCAATGCAGTATTGTCGGAAGCGCCTGAACCCCAGATGTCGCTAAACGGTAAGGATGAGTTTGATATTGGAGTGATCTCCTGGGGGTCGTCAGCCGGGGCTGCCCACGAGGCGGTCATGTCTGCTCAAAAGGAAGGGATCAATGCCGCAGCTTTCAGTTCCATGATGCTGTCGCCGTTTCCGGAAAAACTATTGCTGGAATTTTCAGGTAAATGTAAAAAAATTCTCATACCTGAATTGAATTTTTCAGGGCAGTTTGCCGGGTTTGCAACTCAAATTATTAAAAGACCTGTTGAAAGACTCAATTTTATTACCGGCCGTCCAATGGCTTCAGAGGATATTCTTCAAAAGATGAGGGAAATGTAA
- a CDS encoding NAD(P)/FAD-dependent oxidoreductase — translation MPFKDHYVIIGNGPAGNHAAAILRENNKDARITIISDECIAFYYKPKLTRFIAGEINKEELMVTSLESYRKKNIRLRCGQAVERIDPDSKTLFLQHMEKISYSRLIIASGSRARVLPSMSRYSDHLKFVTSYADVIEYKEKIQKAKDFFVFGGDLVGFKFLRMLTDMGKTVTVLIYPNAFWPYNLTDAMLKQIVGSLSKYTSDIIVKDDISTIDAQNGSYRVKTQKGIEKNVDMVFSFNGLSPNIDFAKGSGIDTDHGILVDEYLRTNIDGIYACGSCAQIYNRDIQSYTVSIGWPNAVAQGETVALNLLGDHKVVESTGRKYFDLEGVKIKTTWWEDIDDEL, via the coding sequence ATGCCTTTCAAAGACCATTATGTGATCATTGGAAACGGACCTGCAGGAAATCATGCTGCCGCAATTTTGCGTGAAAATAATAAAGATGCCAGAATCACAATTATTTCCGATGAGTGTATTGCTTTTTATTATAAACCAAAGCTGACCCGGTTTATTGCCGGTGAGATCAACAAAGAAGAACTCATGGTAACATCCCTGGAATCCTATCGGAAAAAAAATATCAGGCTTCGGTGTGGACAGGCAGTGGAACGAATTGATCCGGATTCAAAAACTCTTTTTTTGCAGCACATGGAAAAAATCAGCTATTCCAGGCTCATCATTGCATCGGGAAGCCGGGCAAGGGTTCTGCCGTCCATGTCCCGTTATTCAGATCATTTGAAATTTGTCACCTCATATGCGGACGTGATTGAGTACAAAGAAAAAATTCAAAAAGCAAAGGATTTTTTTGTTTTCGGCGGTGATCTTGTGGGGTTTAAATTTTTAAGAATGTTGACTGACATGGGAAAAACCGTAACCGTCCTGATCTATCCCAATGCATTCTGGCCTTATAATTTAACCGATGCCATGCTGAAGCAGATCGTTGGAAGCCTTTCAAAATATACCTCAGATATTATTGTGAAAGATGATATATCAACAATTGATGCTCAAAACGGATCATACCGGGTAAAGACGCAAAAGGGGATTGAAAAAAATGTTGATATGGTGTTCTCGTTTAACGGTTTGAGCCCCAATATCGATTTCGCAAAAGGATCTGGGATTGATACGGATCACGGTATTCTTGTGGATGAATATTTAAGGACAAATATTGACGGTATTTATGCATGCGGATCATGTGCCCAGATTTACAACCGGGACATTCAAAGCTATACCGTCTCCATTGGATGGCCCAATGCCGTGGCCCAGGGAGAGACCGTAGCCTTGAACCTTCTGGGTGATCATAAGGTTGTCGAATCTACAGGCAGAAAATATTTTGATTTGGAAGGCGTAAAAATCAAGACCACCTGGTGGGAAGATATTGATGATGAGCTATAA
- a CDS encoding SNF2-related protein, with amino-acid sequence MHQFITGQRWISQAEPELGLGTLIKVNDRTISIRFDSSDCTRQYSLQSAPLKRVVFKPGDEIQLKDNKKLIVQTLSESEGLIYYSGKETIVCEKDLCDTISFSMPQDRLFAGITDSSKLFDLRYRLLKAKADYDASMVKGFLGGQVELIPHQFFIADKVTTRYIPRVLLSDETGLGKTIEACLILHKLLITHRAQRVLIVVPESLVHQWFIELYRKFNLSFMIFDADWCESLEQESSRTNPFLNRQMGIVSINFLKNKKRQTQIIKAGWDMVVIDEAHHITDDKKTYEFIQTLARTTFGLMLLTATPEQMGIKNHFLHLQLLDPERYFDFNTYLDETSQYKKTIHTVTQLIKKEKNTDHILDSYGPGRVIFRNKRDVIKDFPKRVAHLKPLAATISQIKAANREFFDTNETKAHVFSDDPRISCLVELIKQKKKLLVICSSKEKVNAIAKAVANHIFVDVAKFDETMSLLQRDRNAAWFSRKDGARILICSEIGSEGRNFQFVHHLFLFDLPHNPELLEQRIGRVDRIGQKSDIQIHVPYILGSVYEILARWYMDGLNLFAGNINGSHLIYEKFKPNLFDLFSRSAESAAVKAFVLEKLIEETKAYCIKVDKKLAHGKNILLEMNSFKPESAKKIIDHITRTEKNNAFDDLLTMVLDHYGIEIDFIDKTIFKLNSTTMTDEKFPALTSLSNAMTFNRKTAIARDDIDFFSWDHPFVQQTFEYFITNDTGSCATALLNRQQGPGILLETIFILECIAPGNLNMERYLMPHPIRIIVDHEGRDTSLDNKFTSLSSKLKKDQSTWFMDMEPVKQVLIPSMIEKSVSIAENHCEKMIKKGQNRIKDILGKEITRLMQLQKINPDIRTAEIKLARNRMESLLKYLDTSRLRMDAVRLIRVQ; translated from the coding sequence ATGCATCAATTCATTACAGGCCAGAGATGGATCAGCCAGGCAGAACCTGAGCTGGGTTTAGGAACCCTTATTAAGGTTAATGACAGAACAATATCCATTAGGTTTGATTCAAGTGACTGCACCCGGCAATATTCACTCCAATCCGCGCCCCTAAAGCGCGTTGTTTTCAAACCCGGAGATGAGATTCAATTAAAAGACAATAAAAAACTGATCGTCCAAACTCTGTCGGAATCAGAAGGGCTAATCTATTATTCAGGAAAAGAAACCATTGTTTGTGAAAAAGACCTGTGTGATACGATTTCATTTTCCATGCCCCAGGACCGGCTTTTTGCCGGGATCACAGATTCCAGCAAACTGTTTGATTTGAGGTACAGGCTGTTAAAGGCCAAAGCTGACTATGACGCATCCATGGTAAAAGGGTTTTTGGGTGGCCAGGTGGAACTGATCCCCCACCAGTTTTTCATTGCAGACAAGGTAACCACACGGTATATTCCAAGGGTTTTGCTCTCCGATGAAACAGGCCTGGGTAAAACCATCGAAGCATGCCTTATTCTCCATAAACTGCTCATAACCCACAGGGCGCAAAGGGTATTGATTGTTGTCCCGGAATCCCTGGTTCACCAATGGTTTATCGAATTGTACCGCAAATTCAACCTGTCTTTCATGATATTTGATGCAGACTGGTGCGAAAGCCTTGAACAGGAAAGCTCAAGAACAAATCCTTTTTTGAACCGGCAAATGGGTATTGTCAGCATAAATTTTCTTAAAAACAAAAAACGCCAGACACAAATCATTAAGGCGGGTTGGGACATGGTTGTCATTGACGAGGCCCACCATATTACGGACGATAAAAAAACCTATGAATTTATTCAAACACTTGCCAGAACAACATTCGGTTTGATGCTGCTGACAGCCACACCGGAACAGATGGGAATTAAAAATCATTTTCTTCATCTTCAACTGCTTGATCCGGAACGGTATTTTGATTTTAACACCTACCTTGATGAAACCAGCCAGTATAAAAAAACCATCCATACGGTCACACAATTGATAAAAAAAGAGAAAAATACGGATCACATTCTTGATTCCTATGGTCCCGGCAGGGTAATTTTTCGAAACAAAAGAGATGTGATCAAAGATTTTCCCAAACGAGTGGCCCATTTAAAACCCCTTGCGGCAACAATCTCTCAAATAAAGGCTGCAAACCGGGAATTTTTTGATACCAACGAGACCAAGGCTCATGTATTCTCGGATGACCCAAGAATATCCTGCCTGGTTGAATTGATAAAACAAAAAAAGAAGCTCCTGGTGATTTGCAGTTCTAAAGAGAAGGTAAACGCCATTGCAAAAGCTGTTGCAAACCATATTTTTGTTGATGTGGCCAAATTTGATGAAACCATGAGTCTTTTACAGCGGGACAGAAATGCTGCCTGGTTTTCCAGAAAAGACGGCGCAAGAATTCTTATCTGTTCTGAAATCGGCAGTGAGGGAAGAAATTTCCAGTTTGTGCATCACCTGTTCTTATTTGACCTGCCCCACAACCCGGAACTTTTAGAGCAGCGAATAGGAAGGGTTGACAGGATCGGCCAGAAAAGCGATATCCAAATTCATGTACCCTATATCCTTGGAAGTGTTTATGAAATCCTGGCACGATGGTATATGGACGGCTTGAACCTGTTTGCCGGAAACATCAACGGAAGTCATTTGATCTATGAAAAATTCAAACCAAATCTTTTCGACCTTTTCAGCCGCTCGGCAGAATCAGCTGCTGTTAAAGCATTTGTATTGGAAAAATTGATTGAAGAAACAAAGGCCTATTGCATCAAAGTGGACAAAAAACTTGCCCATGGTAAAAACATCCTGCTTGAAATGAATTCATTTAAACCGGAATCTGCTAAAAAAATCATTGACCATATCACCCGGACAGAAAAAAACAATGCTTTTGACGATCTTTTGACCATGGTTCTGGATCATTATGGCATTGAAATTGATTTTATTGACAAAACCATCTTCAAACTGAATTCAACCACCATGACGGACGAAAAATTCCCGGCACTGACAAGCCTTTCCAATGCAATGACATTTAACAGAAAAACAGCCATTGCCAGGGATGATATTGATTTTTTCTCCTGGGATCACCCTTTTGTCCAACAGACCTTTGAATATTTTATCACCAATGATACAGGTTCTTGTGCAACAGCTCTTTTAAACAGGCAGCAAGGTCCGGGGATTTTACTGGAAACAATTTTCATACTGGAATGTATTGCTCCCGGAAATTTGAACATGGAAAGATATTTAATGCCCCATCCCATTCGCATTATTGTGGATCATGAAGGCCGTGACACCAGTTTGGACAATAAATTTACAAGTCTTTCAAGCAAACTGAAAAAGGATCAAAGCACCTGGTTCATGGACATGGAACCGGTAAAGCAGGTACTGATCCCTTCCATGATTGAAAAAAGTGTTTCAATTGCCGAAAATCATTGTGAAAAGATGATAAAAAAAGGACAAAACCGGATAAAAGATATCCTTGGCAAAGAGATTACCCGGCTTATGCAATTACAAAAAATAAATCCCGATATAAGAACAGCGGAAATCAAACTTGCCCGGAACCGTATGGAATCTCTTTTAAAATATCTGGACACATCCCGGCTCAGGATGGATGCAGTAAGACTGATCCGCGTTCAATAG
- a CDS encoding thiamine pyrophosphate-dependent enzyme — protein sequence MEQIRSAYLDEKLDMVRKVDFLQYRSPDLPTWCPGCGYFGIVDALYRACRELALKQEDIVTVSGIGCSGRTPIFINSYGFHTLHGRSIPVATGLKLAREDLTVFAVAGDGDALGIGGGHLPHVARKNINITFLLFDNSIYGLTKGQSSSTTPYEMRTSSHPVGNPDTPLNPIKLALAYGASFVARGYAGNPQGLKEIIKEGILHQGFSFIQILTPCVTFDKENRTWKNLKENVCDLNIRIEEKNMETAMRAAENEPYGCGIFFQDKQRPHYQEILRHLNRDD from the coding sequence ATGGAACAGATCAGATCAGCATATTTGGATGAAAAATTAGACATGGTCAGAAAGGTTGATTTTTTACAATACAGGTCACCGGATCTGCCGACCTGGTGTCCGGGGTGCGGGTATTTTGGAATTGTTGATGCCTTGTACAGGGCCTGCCGGGAACTTGCACTGAAACAAGAAGATATTGTAACTGTCAGTGGTATAGGATGTTCCGGGAGAACCCCGATTTTTATTAACTCCTACGGGTTTCATACCCTTCATGGCAGATCCATACCCGTGGCAACGGGATTGAAGCTTGCCAGGGAAGATCTGACCGTATTTGCTGTTGCAGGAGATGGAGATGCATTGGGAATCGGTGGCGGTCACCTGCCACATGTGGCACGGAAAAATATTAACATCACCTTTTTGTTGTTTGACAATTCCATTTACGGGCTGACCAAAGGCCAGTCGTCTTCAACAACCCCCTATGAAATGAGGACCAGTTCCCATCCTGTTGGAAATCCGGATACGCCGCTTAATCCCATCAAGCTTGCTCTGGCCTATGGCGCATCTTTTGTGGCAAGAGGATATGCTGGCAATCCCCAGGGGCTCAAGGAAATCATAAAAGAGGGTATCCTGCACCAGGGATTCAGTTTTATCCAGATTTTGACCCCCTGCGTGACATTTGACAAGGAAAACAGGACCTGGAAGAATCTGAAAGAAAATGTTTGTGATTTAAATATCCGCATAGAGGAAAAGAACATGGAGACAGCCATGCGGGCTGCTGAAAATGAACCTTATGGATGCGGGATCTTTTTCCAGGACAAGCAAAGACCCCATTACCAGGAGATTCTGCGGCACTTGAACCGTGATGATTAA